The genome window GCCCAtaaataaaggaaccaccaaTCAGGGGCAAACACCTGTGCACCCTTCTTTATTTAGTATGCTAACGGCCGCAGCTGATCAAGGAGATAGAAATTATATGGCGAGGACGAGTCCGGGCATGGACTTCCCGACCAAATCGGATACACTGCTCTCCCAGAGGTAAGGGCAATGAAGTGGCGTGATCTCAGCCGTTGATGATGATGACGTTGATGGCGGTGAAGCTGATTCGTAATCCGACGCGGACGGTGAGGATGGGTCTGAGTTTGTGACAGCGGCGGTGGAGTCACCGAAGCGCGTGACGGTGAGGGAAGTGTTGAAATACTCCCTGATTTGGGTGATTACCCCATTCGTGACGGTCCACGCGTGAACCCAAACAATGGAGCGCGCGTCGTCACAGCCCTCGGCGAGTACGGTGGGCCCAAATGAAACGATGGTCTTCGGAGCAAATCGGAAGCAGCTGtcttgtcttttgtttttgaggtTGTTTCGGCCTCCTGATGACGTGTCAGAAGAAGCACCAGTGAGCAGGCGCATCAAGTACTGGTGGGTCGGCGGACCATGGAACCACCACTCTAGGTCTGGAGCAACCAGTTTGTGAACCGTTGCCACGTCACGTGACTTTAAGGCCTCATATAGGGCTTGCACCACCCTTTGATTACTAGAATCACTTTCCTCCAGAATTTCCTGAGAGTTAGCCAGTTCGAGTCTAGGCTTATTAGCCTGAGCTTTACAAACCAAGAAACGAATGTTAGCTTTTGCTTTTTGCTtagaaagatagaaaataaaaagacgAAGCAAAGAAAGCTGGTGAGAGAGAACAATGGGGATTTTATCCCTTATATAGGGAAATGACGTATGATGTGGGTGTGAAATCAGAAATCCACTACAGCCGTTTTTATTTTAGACAACGATGATTCGCGTGATTGTGATTAGGGAACCctcacttttattatatgttattCTTCACTGATACTCGCACATGTTAAGGGTGTAAAAATGGTGTGAATTGTGTGATTGACTTTTGGGTTGGAGGGATAGTTTGGTAAAAATGAGAAGGGAAGGTGGGGGCTATTTGATGACGTGGAGGAATTTGATTGGTGTGGTGAATGGGAAACAGATTTTGTGTGCATTGTGAAATTGGGAAGTTATGGCTTTGCGTGTGGCGAGGAGGAGCAGTGGTCTTTGATTTTTCATGAATTAGTCAAGCCAGCTCTTTTTGACCCGAATAAGTGGTAATTACGTTATTGTGTTAAAGACTCACGCTATAAGGTTAAAAATGAATGTGTACCGAAAACTTCGAAAAGTTACGCTATCCACTTTGGGTTAATGAGATCGGAATTTAGGGGATTAAATTAATGAGATTAGGAATTTAAGGTAATCATTATCCTTTTATCTCACATTtagtacttatcaaaaaaacaaatcttacATTTAGTAAATGAGCTATCAAAGATTATGGAATAAATATGCTATCAATAATTACGGAATAACAAATGGACACGTggaacttatatattttttcgaattacttttttttagtagTATTAGATAAGGATGAGTTTTGGTATGGTATGTCGGACAAAATTGGTCAATGTCCTTTTTACCCAAATTATATAGAATTATGCCtccttcccaaactaattagggaaatatctctcttttaaaacttgatttactTAAAATCAAGTTAAACCCtgtagtggcgtttttaaggaACCTATAGTAATgttttaaggacttatagtgaCGCTTTGGAACTCGGTTTCATggaggtccttaaaacgtcactataggttctttaaaacgccactatagggttccagaatttttttttttaaaaactcgattttgagaaaatcgagttgcAAAAAATGGACATCTtgctaattagtttgggaagggggtataaggctatataatttgggcgAAAAGGGCATTGGCCAATTTTGTCCATAGTATGTCAACTTTACAAGAGCATATAGTGGCAAGCCAGTTGATTGTCTAGTTGGTATGGTTTATTTCAGTTTTATTATCtaagttttgtaaaaatatatttttgttgcagTTTCAACTTCTAAACCACTCATTCTAAATCACGCAACGAGGTAGATAGTTTCTTGTTGATTTAATTAGGAAGCAAGGATTCATTCCACATTCCTTAAAACTTAAATAGGTAATGCCAAAATGGCCCACCAAATTACCAACGAAGGGGTAGGGTATAGATTCTTAACTTATATTTCGTATATATGAGGCTACAAGTTTTAGAAACACAATAACACTTTCGTTTTCTATTGACAAAAAAGAAGATGCTTGCGAATgcctcctttttatttttttaagaaataattacaacatattgTTAATCCCACAGTTCAAACCCTTTTTCCTttagacccccaagcactttgtgcatagGGAGGTGTCAACTCAGTTACAAGACCTTtgacacttttttcttttttaaaacattataaaagAAGATTCATTTACAAGTTTATAATGTATTCATTGTGGTTGAATAGGAGAGGAGCCGAGTTAATTGGAGCCTAAATTAGTTTTCCTTTGTAAATACattgtattattattgttaGTTTTTCAAGGAGTAATGTTA of Quercus lobata isolate SW786 chromosome 8, ValleyOak3.0 Primary Assembly, whole genome shotgun sequence contains these proteins:
- the LOC115954544 gene encoding wound-induced protein 1, with the translated sequence MRLLTGASSDTSSGGRNNLKNKRQDSCFRFAPKTIVSFGPTVLAEGCDDARSIVWVHAWTVTNGVITQIREYFNTSLTVTRFGDSTAAVTNSDPSSPSASDYESASPPSTSSSSTAEITPLHCPYLWESSVSDLVGKSMPGLVLAI